A genomic region of Ignavibacteria bacterium contains the following coding sequences:
- a CDS encoding ABC-F family ATP-binding cassette domain-containing protein: MISVEDISVQFSGEYLFHSVSFKINPSDKIGVVGPNGCGKTTLLRILAGEIEPENGSINFQKGIKIGYLPQDYISEVTDEYLFDEVYKANQEIYELENLEKDLLKKLELHQDKNLIERLGSVQLRLHQLNPETYKSEIIKVLLGLGFTEKDFNRKLSEFSGGWRVRVAIAKLLLSNADLLLLDEPTNHLDFDSLEFLISYLKKFRGALLVISHDTHFLNSVTNKTLGFSFGKVIMFNGNADEFYKYQEAQRNQLILEYKSQQKRIKHIERFIERFRYKATKARQVQSRIKMLEKIETIEIPDDEEVISFNFEDIPKSGKVVITLENVSKSYDGVEVFTNLNLQIDRGDKIAVVGLNGTGKSTLAKILADVETISSGIKTYGHNVIIGYYSQNLIEELDLNQTVLETVEYVDPEKTQSQVRKLLGCFLFEGEDVFKKVSVLSGGEKSRLVLLKILLKKSNFLILDEPTNHLDRQSKKVLQDALIDYDGTLVIVSHDVDFVNPIVNKVIEVKNKNIKLYYGNLDDFIHLKKSEEDTLNNGKPKSIGKLNEQNINQRKLQKRIEAEKRQKFYALTKNFKERINFLEKEISKLEEQKKNLEQLFSQPDKVSPERNIFVEYKEISERIDQYLEEWSHLSDEYERIEKEIFNETDN, encoded by the coding sequence ATGATCTCGGTTGAAGATATTTCAGTCCAATTCTCTGGTGAATACTTATTTCATTCTGTTTCTTTTAAAATTAATCCTTCCGATAAAATTGGAGTAGTTGGTCCAAACGGATGTGGTAAAACTACTCTACTAAGAATTCTTGCAGGTGAAATTGAACCCGAAAATGGTTCAATTAATTTTCAAAAGGGTATCAAAATCGGTTACCTACCGCAAGATTACATCAGCGAAGTAACAGATGAATACCTTTTTGATGAGGTTTATAAAGCCAATCAAGAAATTTATGAGCTTGAAAATCTTGAAAAAGATTTGTTGAAAAAACTTGAATTGCATCAAGATAAAAACTTAATCGAAAGATTAGGCTCTGTTCAACTGCGACTTCACCAACTAAATCCAGAAACTTATAAATCAGAAATTATTAAGGTTCTTCTTGGACTTGGGTTCACCGAAAAAGATTTCAATCGAAAGTTGTCCGAGTTTAGCGGCGGATGGCGTGTTCGTGTCGCAATTGCAAAATTACTATTATCAAACGCCGACTTACTTTTACTCGATGAGCCTACAAATCATCTCGATTTTGACTCACTTGAATTTTTAATCTCATACCTTAAAAAATTTCGTGGTGCACTGCTTGTAATTTCTCACGATACACATTTTTTAAATTCGGTTACAAATAAAACTCTCGGTTTTTCCTTTGGTAAAGTAATAATGTTCAATGGTAATGCTGATGAATTTTATAAATATCAAGAAGCTCAACGCAACCAATTAATCCTTGAATATAAAAGTCAGCAAAAAAGAATTAAACACATCGAACGCTTTATTGAACGGTTTAGATACAAAGCAACAAAAGCTCGTCAGGTTCAAAGCAGAATCAAAATGCTTGAAAAGATAGAAACAATTGAAATCCCCGACGATGAAGAAGTAATTAGCTTCAATTTCGAGGATATTCCCAAAAGCGGGAAAGTAGTTATTACACTTGAAAATGTTTCAAAATCTTATGATGGAGTTGAAGTTTTTACAAATTTAAATTTACAAATTGATCGCGGTGATAAAATTGCTGTAGTTGGATTAAACGGAACTGGAAAAAGTACATTAGCCAAAATTCTTGCTGATGTAGAAACAATCAGTTCAGGCATTAAAACTTATGGACACAACGTAATTATAGGTTATTATTCACAAAATTTGATCGAAGAATTAGATTTAAATCAAACTGTTTTAGAAACAGTTGAATATGTTGATCCAGAAAAGACACAATCTCAGGTTAGAAAATTACTCGGATGTTTTCTCTTTGAAGGAGAAGATGTTTTCAAAAAAGTAAGCGTATTGTCCGGCGGCGAAAAAAGTCGATTAGTTTTATTAAAAATCTTACTCAAAAAATCTAACTTTTTGATTTTAGACGAACCCACAAATCATCTGGATCGCCAATCAAAAAAAGTTTTACAAGATGCGCTTATTGATTATGATGGTACATTGGTGATCGTTTCTCACGATGTTGATTTTGTCAATCCAATTGTAAATAAAGTAATAGAAGTTAAAAACAAAAACATAAAACTTTACTACGGCAACTTAGACGACTTCATTCATCTAAAAAAATCTGAAGAAGACACATTAAATAATGGAAAACCAAAATCTATTGGTAAGCTCAACGAACAAAACATTAATCAAAGAAAATTACAGAAAAGAATTGAAGCAGAAAAAAGACAAAAATTTTATGCGTTAACAAAGAACTTCAAAGAAAGAATCAATTTTCTTGAAAAAGAAATTTCAAAACTTGAAGAGCAAAAGAAAAATCTTGAACAACTTTTCTCTCAACCCGATAAAGTTTCTCCCGAGAGGAATATTTTTGTGGAATATAAAGAAATTTCAGAGAGAATTGACCAGTATCTTGAAGAATGGTCTCATCTCTCTGACGAATATGAAAGAATTGAAAAAGAAATTTTCAACGAAACTGATAATTAA
- a CDS encoding glycosyltransferase family 9 protein produces MISIKPEKIRNILVIRKHNQIGDILVSVPMYYALKKYFPFAEITLLASKTNYPIPFKDLNPYIDEVIIYEKSNINQQLQLIKNLRQKKFDLAIVPSTIRFSSTSNIISFLAGIKYRIGINKVDNQRNKFSFLLNIKQDFQWGSKKTHQTFRNLEVIEQINCKITISEALNNTFKLSHDEKIEAKELLKSAFSQSQVLIGLHPGAGKIDNIWDWKNFFEVSKFLYQRWKSKFLITSGATDKIVIEKIKEAFISEGIPFLIIDNYPVRKLAALINECDLFISNDTGVMHIAGLTETILISLFRKDKAYEWAPIGKNKFIIESPDQNINSITWKKVSELADKLLLLKSFRKD; encoded by the coding sequence ATGATTTCAATAAAACCTGAGAAAATCAGAAATATTTTAGTTATTCGTAAGCATAACCAAATTGGTGATATATTGGTATCTGTCCCTATGTATTATGCTTTAAAGAAATATTTTCCCTTTGCTGAGATCACTCTACTCGCATCGAAGACCAATTACCCAATACCATTCAAAGATTTAAATCCTTACATTGATGAAGTTATTATCTATGAAAAATCTAACATTAACCAACAACTTCAATTAATAAAAAATTTAAGACAGAAAAAATTTGATCTGGCAATTGTCCCATCCACAATAAGATTTTCTTCAACGTCAAACATCATCAGTTTTTTAGCTGGGATCAAATATCGCATTGGTATAAACAAAGTCGACAATCAAAGAAATAAATTTTCATTTTTATTAAACATAAAACAAGATTTCCAATGGGGAAGTAAAAAAACACATCAAACTTTCAGAAACCTTGAGGTAATTGAACAAATAAATTGTAAAATCACCATAAGCGAAGCATTGAATAATACATTTAAACTATCTCACGACGAAAAAATTGAAGCAAAAGAACTTCTTAAATCTGCTTTTTCACAATCTCAAGTTTTAATTGGCTTGCATCCTGGTGCAGGGAAAATTGATAATATTTGGGACTGGAAAAATTTTTTTGAAGTTTCAAAATTTCTTTACCAAAGATGGAAAAGTAAATTTTTAATTACCAGCGGAGCAACGGATAAAATCGTTATCGAAAAAATTAAAGAAGCTTTTATTTCCGAGGGAATTCCTTTCTTAATCATTGATAATTATCCAGTCCGTAAACTTGCTGCTCTGATTAATGAATGTGATTTGTTCATTTCGAATGATACAGGTGTAATGCATATCGCTGGCTTAACTGAAACTATCCTTATTTCCCTCTTTCGAAAGGATAAAGCTTATGAATGGGCTCCGATTGGCAAAAATAAATTTATTATTGAATCCCCCGATCAAAATATAAATTCTATAACTTGGAAAAAAGTAAGCGAACTTGCTGATAAGTTATTACTTTTAAAGAGTTTTAGAAAAGATTAA
- a CDS encoding DUF3276 family protein has product MDKFNPEVFTKVIKAGRRTYFFDVRPTKNTSEFYITITEKKRNEETSEKFKIFLYKEDFEKFLNALQESIEFAKKNNSKKS; this is encoded by the coding sequence TTGGATAAATTTAATCCAGAGGTATTCACTAAGGTTATTAAAGCAGGAAGAAGAACTTATTTCTTTGATGTTCGACCTACAAAAAACACATCCGAATTTTATATAACCATTACCGAAAAGAAACGGAATGAAGAAACATCAGAGAAGTTTAAAATTTTTTTATACAAAGAAGATTTTGAAAAATTCTTAAACGCTCTTCAGGAATCAATCGAATTTGCGAAAAAAAATAATTCTAAGAAAAGTTAA
- a CDS encoding MarC family protein, whose product MNLNDFLLSFIPLFVAIDIIGTAPIYLGLTEQFEKKEKRRLVIQAVITAFALAMIFIATGKVILDFMGITLNDFRIGGGLVLLILSINDLVFASDESRKPQGTIGIVPLGIPLIMGPAALTTILVLVNNNGILPTVLSVFINLVIVFFVLYYAEKLVDLIGESGAKAFAKVASLFLAAIAVMMIRVGILEVIKELK is encoded by the coding sequence ATGAATTTAAATGATTTTCTTTTAAGCTTTATACCCTTATTTGTTGCAATTGATATAATTGGAACCGCTCCAATTTATCTTGGCTTAACGGAACAATTTGAAAAAAAAGAAAAACGGAGACTTGTAATTCAAGCTGTCATTACTGCATTTGCTCTTGCAATGATTTTCATTGCAACAGGTAAAGTGATTCTAGATTTTATGGGAATTACATTAAATGATTTTCGTATTGGTGGTGGATTAGTTCTATTAATTCTTTCTATAAATGATCTTGTCTTTGCAAGTGATGAAAGTCGTAAACCTCAAGGAACAATTGGAATTGTACCTCTTGGTATTCCATTAATTATGGGTCCAGCGGCTCTAACAACAATTTTAGTTCTGGTGAATAATAACGGAATCCTTCCAACAGTTTTATCTGTATTTATAAATCTTGTGATTGTATTTTTTGTTCTCTACTATGCTGAAAAATTAGTCGATTTAATCGGAGAATCAGGGGCTAAGGCATTTGCCAAAGTTGCCTCTCTCTTTCTTGCCGCAATAGCGGTTATGATGATTCGAGTAGGAATTTTAGAAGTAATAAAAGAATTAAAATAA
- a CDS encoding PHP domain-containing protein: MKIEADLHLHSNYSDGKHSIAEVIEFAVEKRLKVISITDHDTIDGVNEASILAEAKGIQNIPGVEVSSEIDGQEIHILGYFINIHNPDLKFYLQKFKEERLKRAEKILSNLKKLGVNLTVDEVLQFSESKPITRPHIAFALIKKKIVKSYYEAFQKYLGDYSDAYEKKHHSSPQVVIELIKSCGGLSFLAHPYNLSDGKLFELIKLGFDGIEVYHPTIKKSRQEFLHKFALQYSLLESGGSDFHGGLKNDYSNFGKFGLYLNQMEKIFELTNLKRGS, encoded by the coding sequence TTGAAAATCGAAGCAGATTTACATTTGCATTCAAATTATTCTGACGGTAAACATTCAATTGCTGAGGTAATTGAATTTGCTGTTGAAAAAAGATTAAAAGTAATCTCAATAACAGATCACGATACAATTGATGGTGTAAACGAAGCTTCTATTTTAGCCGAAGCAAAAGGAATTCAAAACATTCCAGGTGTTGAAGTCAGCAGCGAAATTGATGGTCAGGAAATTCACATTCTCGGGTATTTCATCAATATCCACAATCCAGATCTAAAATTTTACCTTCAAAAATTCAAAGAAGAAAGATTAAAAAGAGCAGAGAAGATTTTATCCAATTTAAAAAAGCTCGGAGTAAATCTTACAGTTGACGAAGTTTTACAATTTTCTGAAAGCAAGCCAATTACAAGACCGCACATCGCTTTTGCTTTGATTAAAAAGAAAATTGTAAAAAGTTATTATGAAGCTTTTCAAAAATATCTTGGTGATTATTCAGACGCTTATGAAAAAAAACACCATTCATCCCCTCAGGTAGTTATTGAATTAATCAAATCATGTGGTGGTCTTTCTTTTCTTGCTCATCCTTACAATTTATCAGACGGAAAACTTTTTGAACTCATTAAATTAGGATTTGATGGGATTGAAGTTTATCATCCAACAATAAAAAAAAGCAGACAGGAATTTCTACACAAGTTTGCACTTCAATATTCATTACTTGAATCAGGAGGTTCTGATTTTCATGGCGGACTTAAAAATGATTATTCAAATTTTGGAAAATTTGGTTTATATTTAAATCAAATGGAAAAGATATTTGAGCTTACAAATCTTAAGAGAGGAAGTTAG
- a CDS encoding NAD(P)-binding domain-containing protein, translated as MSVEEKKIKLQDLIDEMPLPQIESERIESVGIIGGGIMGTGIAQAASQAGLDVIIVEKDEESAERSKKRLNESMDREIQRWGMTISEKKAILQRIKWTTDITEVKECDIIIEAVDEDLKLKQEIFRKLDSICPPETIFVSNTSTLSLSKIAEGTSRGHKTIGMHFLNPVPKIPVVEIVRGIETSDDTTNIAKTFAKKLGKTAVEVFEYPGFITTRVIVPFLNEAMHILMEGLATAEGIDTATKLGYNLPIGPLELADTMGLDEILAWMESLWHELGEPRYRPCPLLRKYVREGKLGKKSGEGFFKYDEHGRKITEK; from the coding sequence ATGAGCGTTGAAGAGAAAAAAATTAAACTTCAAGATTTAATTGATGAGATGCCGCTGCCTCAAATCGAGTCAGAAAGAATTGAGTCAGTAGGCATCATCGGTGGTGGAATTATGGGCACAGGGATAGCACAAGCAGCGTCTCAAGCAGGTCTTGATGTCATTATTGTTGAAAAAGATGAGGAAAGTGCCGAACGGAGCAAAAAGAGACTTAACGAAAGTATGGATAGGGAAATTCAAAGATGGGGAATGACTATTAGCGAAAAGAAAGCAATACTTCAAAGAATTAAGTGGACTACCGACATCACTGAAGTGAAAGAATGTGATATCATTATTGAAGCAGTTGATGAAGATTTAAAACTAAAACAGGAAATTTTTAGAAAACTCGATTCGATTTGTCCGCCCGAGACAATTTTTGTCTCCAACACTTCAACATTAAGTCTCTCGAAAATAGCGGAAGGAACAAGTCGAGGTCATAAAACAATTGGAATGCATTTCTTAAATCCAGTTCCAAAAATCCCGGTGGTTGAAATTGTTCGAGGAATAGAAACTTCTGATGATACAACCAACATCGCAAAAACATTTGCGAAGAAATTGGGTAAGACTGCAGTAGAAGTTTTTGAGTATCCTGGTTTTATAACAACTCGAGTAATTGTTCCTTTTCTTAACGAAGCAATGCATATTTTAATGGAAGGACTTGCAACAGCCGAAGGTATTGATACGGCTACAAAACTTGGGTATAATCTGCCTATAGGTCCGCTTGAGCTTGCAGACACAATGGGTCTTGATGAAATCTTAGCATGGATGGAATCTCTCTGGCATGAACTTGGTGAACCGAGGTATCGTCCTTGTCCTTTACTTAGAAAATATGTTCGTGAAGGAAAGCTCGGTAAAAAATCGGGCGAAGGTTTCTTTAAATATGATGAACATGGAAGAAAAATAACCGAAAAATGA
- a CDS encoding DUF2179 domain-containing protein, with translation MEIFLSALMIMCMRIIDVTISTIRTLMVVQGRKYIAGILGFIEVTVWIFAIRHIMLHIDNLWNILGYSTGFGLGNVIGITLEQKFGLGFIQAYIISRYYTDKIADELRKNKFGVTILPAEGGSGGQSIIVSVIPRKRQKELFSIVEKIDSNAFITIQPATPSRGYIPTRP, from the coding sequence ATGGAAATATTTCTAAGTGCATTAATGATAATGTGTATGAGAATTATTGATGTAACAATAAGTACAATCAGAACTTTAATGGTTGTTCAGGGAAGAAAATATATAGCTGGAATACTTGGTTTTATCGAAGTTACAGTATGGATTTTCGCTATTCGGCATATAATGCTGCACATTGATAATCTTTGGAATATTCTTGGATATTCGACAGGTTTTGGACTTGGAAATGTGATTGGAATCACACTTGAGCAAAAATTTGGATTGGGATTTATTCAAGCTTATATAATATCCAGATATTATACTGATAAGATTGCTGATGAATTAAGAAAGAATAAATTTGGTGTAACAATATTACCAGCAGAAGGTGGCAGTGGAGGTCAATCCATCATTGTAAGTGTAATTCCAAGAAAAAGACAAAAAGAACTTTTTTCAATAGTTGAAAAAATTGATTCAAATGCATTTATAACCATTCAACCAGCAACACCTTCTCGAGGATATATCCCAACAAGGCCTTAA
- a CDS encoding acetate kinase codes for MKVLVLNCGSSSVKYQFISTDDKKVLAKGLIERIGSSSAILTHQRYDGDTIKITGEILDHDIAIEYVIAVLLSKNHGVIKDRSEIEAVGHRVVHGGEDFSGSVLITDAVIQTLKDNIELAPLHNPPNLKGIVACQKHLPGIPQVGVFDTAFHQKMPPKAYLYGIPYVLYKKYKIRRYGFHGTSHLYVSKRAAELMNEPYNKLKIITCHLGNGCSIAAIDGGISIDTSMGFTPLEGLLMGTRCGDMDPSIPLHVMGKEELTLAEVNTMLNKHSGLMGISGVSNDMREIIKTMNEGNERSKYAFEVFCYRIKKYIGAYAAALGGLDAVVFTGGIGENSWEVRKEVLSNLQFLGIDLDEEKNLLKDGERIITKENSKVKVFVIPTNEELVIALDTAQIVSEVRSQIN; via the coding sequence ATGAAAGTTCTTGTTTTGAATTGTGGCAGTTCATCCGTTAAGTATCAATTTATTTCAACGGATGATAAAAAAGTACTTGCTAAAGGTTTAATCGAAAGAATTGGTTCTTCAAGTGCAATTTTAACTCATCAAAGATATGATGGCGATACAATTAAAATTACCGGTGAAATTTTAGATCACGACATTGCAATTGAATATGTAATCGCTGTTTTATTGAGCAAGAATCATGGCGTTATCAAAGATAGAAGCGAGATTGAAGCAGTTGGGCACCGTGTAGTTCATGGTGGTGAAGATTTTTCAGGTAGTGTTTTAATTACAGATGCAGTAATTCAGACGCTTAAAGATAATATTGAGCTTGCACCTTTACATAATCCTCCAAATTTAAAAGGTATTGTTGCATGTCAAAAGCACCTGCCTGGAATTCCACAAGTTGGTGTTTTTGATACGGCATTCCATCAAAAAATGCCTCCAAAAGCTTACCTTTATGGTATTCCTTATGTACTTTATAAAAAATATAAAATTAGACGGTACGGTTTTCATGGAACATCTCATCTGTATGTTTCGAAGCGTGCTGCTGAGTTAATGAATGAACCTTATAATAAATTGAAAATTATCACCTGCCATCTCGGAAATGGATGCAGCATTGCTGCAATTGATGGCGGAATCTCAATCGATACTTCTATGGGTTTTACTCCACTTGAAGGTTTGCTGATGGGAACAAGATGTGGCGATATGGATCCTTCCATTCCTTTACATGTAATGGGAAAAGAAGAATTAACTCTTGCAGAAGTGAACACGATGCTGAATAAGCATAGTGGATTAATGGGAATTTCTGGCGTATCGAATGATATGAGAGAAATAATTAAAACGATGAACGAAGGTAATGAAAGATCTAAATATGCATTTGAGGTCTTCTGTTATCGAATAAAAAAATACATTGGTGCTTATGCAGCTGCTCTTGGTGGTCTCGATGCAGTTGTATTCACTGGTGGTATTGGTGAAAATAGTTGGGAAGTAAGAAAGGAAGTTTTGTCTAATCTTCAATTTCTTGGAATTGATCTGGACGAAGAAAAAAATTTACTGAAAGATGGAGAAAGAATTATAACAAAAGAAAATTCGAAAGTTAAAGTCTTTGTAATTCCAACTAATGAGGAACTGGTAATTGCGTTAGATACAGCCCAAATTGTAAGCGAAGTTCGTTCACAGATTAATTAA
- a CDS encoding amino acid aminotransferase, which yields MEQPIYFVKDKFTEKSKALISVNDLGLLRAYAVFDYLKTYFGMPFHLTDHIKRLFKSAEYIGLKIPYTEEGIKSIVKELIKINRFKEASIRIIVTGGDSPDGKKKGEPNLIITCEPRNEIDKELYNSGVKIKSVKDYRETPIAKTINYTMAIKYLNEFYPQGYFEVLYVHNSKITECTSSNIFFIKGRKLITPKDELLPGITRQVVIHQASKNFDIEERDIFFHEIYDFDECFITSTDKEVLPVVSIDTHVFRNGKVGEKTKQVMRLFLDYVESGSWIED from the coding sequence ATGGAGCAGCCTATTTATTTTGTAAAAGATAAATTTACGGAAAAAAGTAAAGCTCTTATCTCAGTTAATGATCTTGGGCTATTGAGAGCGTATGCTGTGTTTGATTATTTAAAGACTTATTTCGGTATGCCCTTCCATCTTACTGATCATATTAAGCGTCTATTCAAATCAGCTGAATATATTGGTTTAAAAATCCCTTATACTGAGGAAGGAATTAAATCAATAGTCAAAGAATTAATAAAAATAAACAGGTTTAAGGAAGCAAGTATAAGAATAATTGTAACAGGCGGAGATAGTCCTGATGGGAAAAAGAAAGGTGAGCCAAATCTTATAATTACCTGCGAGCCAAGAAATGAAATTGACAAAGAGCTTTATAATAGTGGAGTAAAGATTAAATCAGTTAAGGATTATCGGGAAACGCCAATTGCAAAAACAATTAACTATACAATGGCAATTAAATATCTTAATGAATTTTATCCACAAGGTTACTTTGAAGTTTTATATGTGCATAATTCAAAGATTACCGAATGTACATCAAGCAATATTTTCTTCATTAAAGGCAGAAAATTAATCACACCCAAAGATGAGTTATTACCAGGAATAACCAGACAGGTTGTAATTCACCAGGCGTCTAAAAATTTTGATATTGAAGAACGGGATATTTTCTTCCACGAAATTTATGATTTCGATGAGTGTTTTATAACTTCAACCGATAAAGAAGTTCTTCCAGTGGTATCAATTGATACACATGTTTTTAGAAATGGAAAAGTTGGTGAAAAGACAAAACAAGTTATGAGATTATT
- a CDS encoding RNA methyltransferase, with the protein MEIKRITSSHLKELSKLKLKKYRDETQTFLIETEKVIDEAIRSDWTVKELFVTKTNLSLLKKYEDIKGIKFYELSENEFKKISSEVTPSGIAALVEKKNFNINKLLNSYENFILALEKISDPGNLGAILRTADWFGFKSVVLSKDSVELTNPKVIRASMGSIFHLDIYDEIDFIQFLDRFKKDNFQLIGTSTKGKSITKFIFPGKLVLIFGNESQGISQEILSKCDEIISIPSFGNAESLNLAISSSIILYELRRRDLIK; encoded by the coding sequence ATGGAAATTAAGAGAATAACTTCATCTCATTTAAAAGAGCTATCAAAACTAAAACTGAAAAAATATCGAGATGAAACTCAAACTTTTTTAATTGAAACAGAAAAAGTTATAGATGAAGCAATTCGTTCTGATTGGACTGTTAAAGAATTATTTGTAACAAAGACTAATCTCTCTCTTCTAAAAAAATATGAGGATATTAAAGGGATAAAGTTTTACGAACTTTCAGAAAACGAATTCAAGAAAATTTCCAGCGAGGTTACGCCATCTGGAATTGCGGCATTAGTTGAGAAAAAAAATTTTAATATTAATAAGCTCTTAAACTCATACGAAAATTTCATTCTGGCACTTGAAAAAATTTCAGACCCTGGAAATTTAGGTGCAATATTGCGGACAGCTGATTGGTTTGGTTTTAAATCAGTTGTTTTGAGCAAAGATAGTGTCGAGCTTACCAATCCAAAAGTTATAAGAGCTTCGATGGGTTCAATTTTCCATTTAGATATTTATGACGAGATTGATTTTATTCAATTCTTGGACAGATTTAAAAAAGATAACTTTCAATTAATTGGAACATCAACTAAAGGTAAAAGCATCACCAAATTTATTTTCCCCGGAAAATTAGTTTTAATATTCGGCAATGAATCTCAGGGAATTTCTCAAGAAATTTTGTCAAAATGTGATGAAATTATTTCAATTCCTTCATTTGGAAATGCCGAATCACTAAATCTTGCAATTTCCTCTTCAATTATACTTTACGAACTGAGACGAAGAGATTTAATTAAATAA